One segment of Peromyscus leucopus breed LL Stock chromosome 5, UCI_PerLeu_2.1, whole genome shotgun sequence DNA contains the following:
- the Siah1 gene encoding E3 ubiquitin-protein ligase SIAH1 isoform X1 translates to MEVSSLLSLGAKGLRGSSGAGWLCGLQEPDASLLMTWKPPAPFLHSWKGFLLTCLPTVRTRTRKRKEMSRQTATALPTGTSKCPPSQRVPALTGTTASNNDLASLFECPVCFDYVLPPILQCQSGHLVCSNCRPKLTCCPTCRGPLGSIRNLAMEKVANSVLFPCKYASSGCEITLPHTEKAEHEELCEFRPYSCPCPGASCKWQGSLDAVMPHLMHQHKSITTLQGEDIVFLATDINLPGAVDWVMMQSCFGFHFMLVLEKQEKYDGHQQFFAIVQLIGTRKQAENFAYRLELNGHRRRLTWEATPRSIHEGIATAIMNSDCLVFDTSIAQLFAENGNLGINVTISMC, encoded by the exons ATGGAAGTGAGCAGCCTTCTAAGCTTAGGAGCCAAGGGCCTACGAGGGTCCTCTGGTGCAGGCTGGCTTTGTGGATTGCAGGAACCTGACGCCTCGCTTCTCATGACCTGGAAGCCGCCTGCACCCTTTCTGCATTCCTGGAAGGGATTCCTGCTCACATGCTTGCCAACAGTTAGGACCAGGACCAGGAAGAGGAAAG aaatGAGCCGTCAGACTGCTACAGCATTACCCACTGGCACATCAAAGTGTCCGCCATCCCAGAGGGTACCTGCCCTGACTGGCACAACTGCATCCAACAATGACTTGGCGAGTCTTTTTGAGTGTCCTGTGTGCTTTGACTATGTGTTGCCACCCATTCTTCAGTGTCAAAGTGGCCATCTTGTTTGTAGCAACTGTCGCCCCAAACTCACATGTTGTCCAACCTGCCGGGGCCCATTGGGATCCATTCGCAACTTGGCTATGGAGAAAGTGGCCAATTCAGTACTTTTCCCTTGTAAATATGCCTCTTCTGGATGTGAAATAACTCTGCCGCACACAGAAAAGGCAGAGCatgaggagctctgtgagttcaggccttactcctgcccctgccctggtGCTTCCTGTAAGTGGCAAGGCTCCTTGGATGCTGTCATGCCCCACCTGATGCATCAGCACAAGTCCATTACAACCCTGCAAGGAGAAGACATAGTTTTCCTTGCTACAGACATTAACCTTCCTGGTGCTGTTGACTGGGTGATGATGCAGTCTTGTTTTGGCTTTCATTTCATGTTAGTcttggagaaacaggaaaaatacGATGGTCACCAGCAGTTCTTCGCAATTGTACAGCTGATAGGAACACGCAAGCAAGCTGAAAATTTTGCTTATCGACTTGAGCTAAATGGTCATAGGCGGCGATTGACTTGGGAAGCGACTCCTCGATCTATTCATGAGGGAATTGCAACAGCCATTATGAATAGTGACTGCCTAGTGTTTGACACCAGCATTGCACAGCTTTTTGCAGAAAATGGCAATTTAGGCATCAATGTAACTATTTCCATGTGTTGA
- the Siah1 gene encoding E3 ubiquitin-protein ligase SIAH1 isoform X2 → MSRQTATALPTGTSKCPPSQRVPALTGTTASNNDLASLFECPVCFDYVLPPILQCQSGHLVCSNCRPKLTCCPTCRGPLGSIRNLAMEKVANSVLFPCKYASSGCEITLPHTEKAEHEELCEFRPYSCPCPGASCKWQGSLDAVMPHLMHQHKSITTLQGEDIVFLATDINLPGAVDWVMMQSCFGFHFMLVLEKQEKYDGHQQFFAIVQLIGTRKQAENFAYRLELNGHRRRLTWEATPRSIHEGIATAIMNSDCLVFDTSIAQLFAENGNLGINVTISMC, encoded by the coding sequence atGAGCCGTCAGACTGCTACAGCATTACCCACTGGCACATCAAAGTGTCCGCCATCCCAGAGGGTACCTGCCCTGACTGGCACAACTGCATCCAACAATGACTTGGCGAGTCTTTTTGAGTGTCCTGTGTGCTTTGACTATGTGTTGCCACCCATTCTTCAGTGTCAAAGTGGCCATCTTGTTTGTAGCAACTGTCGCCCCAAACTCACATGTTGTCCAACCTGCCGGGGCCCATTGGGATCCATTCGCAACTTGGCTATGGAGAAAGTGGCCAATTCAGTACTTTTCCCTTGTAAATATGCCTCTTCTGGATGTGAAATAACTCTGCCGCACACAGAAAAGGCAGAGCatgaggagctctgtgagttcaggccttactcctgcccctgccctggtGCTTCCTGTAAGTGGCAAGGCTCCTTGGATGCTGTCATGCCCCACCTGATGCATCAGCACAAGTCCATTACAACCCTGCAAGGAGAAGACATAGTTTTCCTTGCTACAGACATTAACCTTCCTGGTGCTGTTGACTGGGTGATGATGCAGTCTTGTTTTGGCTTTCATTTCATGTTAGTcttggagaaacaggaaaaatacGATGGTCACCAGCAGTTCTTCGCAATTGTACAGCTGATAGGAACACGCAAGCAAGCTGAAAATTTTGCTTATCGACTTGAGCTAAATGGTCATAGGCGGCGATTGACTTGGGAAGCGACTCCTCGATCTATTCATGAGGGAATTGCAACAGCCATTATGAATAGTGACTGCCTAGTGTTTGACACCAGCATTGCACAGCTTTTTGCAGAAAATGGCAATTTAGGCATCAATGTAACTATTTCCATGTGTTGA